Sequence from the Desulfovibrio intestinalis genome:
AATGCTTTCTGTAGCGGTTTTTTTGTTGAAGCTGTGTATTCTGGCTACAGGGCTGGGTAAAAAGTGTTTTTTACCATGCCGTGTGGACCAATGTTTTATTGCTTAAGTGAAACTGATGGGGCGGGGTTGGCTTGGCCAGTTGCGGCGCGTTGCGCTTTCTTGCAGCGTCAGAACATGTGAACTTTTTTCAAGGTTAACATGTTCAATTCAAAGCTTGCCGGCGGTCCCACTCATTTCATCAGATCGCGGGGTTGTTACAACGGGCAGATTGGTCACGGGATAGTGGCGGCCTGCCTGGAGCTGGGAGAACAAGGGGTTTTTTCTTGAAGACGGCAGCGCGCTGGGGTAAGAGCAGTGTGTTGGATAACGAAGAACGAGTGGAGGAAGATATGGTGGAAGCACCGGAAAAAAATCTGGCCCTGGATATTGTGCGTATTACCGAAGCGGCGGCCCTGGCGTCGGCTCGCTGGCTCGGGCGCGGTGACAAGGAGGCCGGAGACGGCGCTGCCGTTGACGCCATGCGTATCAGCTTTGCCACTCTTCATATTGACGGTCTGGTAGTCATCGGCGAGGGCGAAAAAGACAACGCCCCAATGCTGTTTAATGGTGAAAAGGTTGGTATGGGCGTAGGCCCCAGCCTTGATGTGGCCGTGGATCCGGTGGAAGGCACAAGCCTTCTGGCCTATGGCCGCCCCAATGCTATTTCTGTGGTAGGCGTGGCCCCCAAGGACAGCATGTTTAATCCTGGCCCCAGCTTTTATATGCAAAAGCTGGTGGTGGCCCGCGAGGCGCGTGATGTCATTGATCTGGACGCGCCCGTCAAGGTGAACCTGGCCAATGTGGCCAAAGCTATGGGCAAAAGCGTGCAGGACCTTGTGGTTTTTGTGCTGGATAAGCCCCGGCATGAAAAACTTATCAGTGAAATCCGCCAGGCGGGCGCGCGCATTCAGCTTCAGACTGACGGCGACGTGGCTGGCGGCCTTATGGCCGTAGACCCGCGCTCTGAAGTGGATATCATGATGGGCACAGGCGGCACACCTGAAGGCGTGCTGGCTGCTTGCGCCATCAAGGGCATGGGCGGGCAGATACTTGCCCGGCTTGATCCTCAGTCTTATGTGGAAAAGGAAGCCATCAACGAGGCTGGTATTGATGCACGAGAAGTGCTCACCGTTAATGACCTTGTGCGCAGCGATGATTGTTTCTTCGCAGCCACCGGTATTTCAGGCGGTGATTTTCTGCGCGGTGTGCGCTACAGCTCAAAATACGCAGTGACCCACTCTTTGGTTTTGCGCGGTAAAACGGGTACATTGCGGTATGTGGAGTCTTACCATAATATGGACAGACTCTCGAAATTCAGCGCGGTTCGGTACTGAATGAATAATATGTTGTCGAATGTTCGGGCGCAGACGCGCCCGATGGCATCACTGACCACCAAATTTCAGGCGTGGGCAGCGGGCTCTTTCATGCGTACGCTGCTGGCGGGAATGGCCGTCCTGTGCCTGACCCTGACTTCCGGTTTGCCCGGTGAGTTTTTTTCCGGGCAGGCTCTGGCGGCTGCCAGCCAGGGGAAAAAACAACCCTCCAAGCCTTCTACTGTCTATGAAAAGCAGCCTCCTGTCACTGACAAGGAACTGCTGAGTTTTCTTGACGTGCTGCCGCATTTTCGTGCCTGGGCCAAGGCCAACAATGAAGAAGCCCATCCTACACTGACCAACGGCAAGCCGGATTTCATGTACTCGCCGCAGGCAGCAGCCTGGGTGCAGCAGCAAGGCTGGGACCCGGTGCGCTTTTTCTGTGTTATGGGGCGTATGGCTGCCGCCTTGGCCATTGTTGAAGAAGGCAATGACATGAACGGCGTGCGGTCCAAGGATATGCCCGAAGTTACTGAAGGCGAACTGGCTTTGGCCCGGCGTCACCTGGGCACCATGCTCAAGGTCAGTGGCGATGTGGCGCCCATAAGCCGTTAGTCGATCGTATACTTGCGCACACTGCCGCATGCCTGAGTGAATATACGAAGGGGCATGCGCTCTGTGCACGAAAAACAGCTCGTAGCTTTGTAGGTACGAGCTGTTTGAAAATTTATATCTCGCCAGCTTATAGTATTTTGCTGCTGCACGTGATCGCTACATAACCTGCACGGCACAAACTCTGCAAAGGCGGTTTTTCATGTTGACCCGGCGAT
This genomic interval carries:
- the glpX gene encoding class II fructose-bisphosphatase, whose amino-acid sequence is MEAPEKNLALDIVRITEAAALASARWLGRGDKEAGDGAAVDAMRISFATLHIDGLVVIGEGEKDNAPMLFNGEKVGMGVGPSLDVAVDPVEGTSLLAYGRPNAISVVGVAPKDSMFNPGPSFYMQKLVVAREARDVIDLDAPVKVNLANVAKAMGKSVQDLVVFVLDKPRHEKLISEIRQAGARIQLQTDGDVAGGLMAVDPRSEVDIMMGTGGTPEGVLAACAIKGMGGQILARLDPQSYVEKEAINEAGIDAREVLTVNDLVRSDDCFFAATGISGGDFLRGVRYSSKYAVTHSLVLRGKTGTLRYVESYHNMDRLSKFSAVRY
- a CDS encoding serine/threonine protein phosphatase, whose protein sequence is MLSNVRAQTRPMASLTTKFQAWAAGSFMRTLLAGMAVLCLTLTSGLPGEFFSGQALAAASQGKKQPSKPSTVYEKQPPVTDKELLSFLDVLPHFRAWAKANNEEAHPTLTNGKPDFMYSPQAAAWVQQQGWDPVRFFCVMGRMAAALAIVEEGNDMNGVRSKDMPEVTEGELALARRHLGTMLKVSGDVAPISR